One Acidobacteriota bacterium genomic region harbors:
- a CDS encoding ABC transporter ATP-binding protein — MSVPEEVNPEESLGKVYDARLMRRLLAYLRPHRGMTVLAVALILVSALLQLVGPLSLAVAIDLFIAPEQAEKLSPPVAWLQSHWAVEVGPVTGVMVVAAVYFAALLLTFAVLYLQGYVMELMGQYIMYDLRQEVFARLQRLPVSYFDRNPIGRLVTRVTTDVAALNELFTAGLVSIFGDVMLLVGIVGVLFWLNWQLALVAFSILPLLLALTLWFKVRARQRYRQVRVRIARINAYLQEHITGMSVVQLFNREKRSLDEFRDINEDHRGANVEAIFYYAVYYPMVELITAIGVALLIWYGGGQVMRNVLSLGALIAFLQYARQFYQPLADLSEKYNILQGAMASSERIFALLDRPVEIASPAEPYRPEKVEGAIEFDSVEFAYKEDEPVLRGISFRLEPGETLAVVGHTGAGKSTLANLLLRFYDVDQGAVRLDGVDVREWDLDRLRRSVGMVLQDVFLFSGTIGANIGLGESSVDEERLRWAAGEVRALDFIERLPEGFDAPVRERGAGLSVGQKQLIAFARALAFDPRILILDEATSSIDTETEQLIQQALDRLLEGRTSIVIAHRLSTIQKADRILVMHKGEVREQGTHQELLALRGIYHKLYLLQYRDQEVAV; from the coding sequence GTGAGCGTGCCTGAGGAAGTCAACCCGGAAGAAAGTCTCGGCAAGGTATACGACGCGCGGCTGATGCGCCGGCTGCTGGCGTATCTGCGCCCGCACCGCGGCATGACCGTGCTGGCGGTGGCCCTGATTCTCGTCTCCGCCCTGCTGCAGCTGGTGGGGCCGCTGTCCCTGGCGGTGGCCATCGATCTATTCATCGCGCCGGAGCAGGCGGAGAAGTTGTCTCCACCGGTGGCCTGGCTGCAATCCCATTGGGCGGTGGAGGTCGGCCCGGTGACGGGGGTCATGGTGGTGGCGGCGGTGTACTTTGCCGCTCTCCTGCTGACCTTCGCCGTGCTCTACCTGCAGGGCTACGTGATGGAGCTGATGGGGCAGTACATCATGTACGACCTGCGGCAGGAGGTCTTCGCCCGCCTCCAGCGGTTGCCGGTGTCCTACTTCGACCGCAATCCCATCGGCCGGCTAGTGACCCGGGTGACCACCGACGTGGCGGCCCTCAACGAGCTCTTCACCGCCGGCTTGGTGTCCATCTTCGGCGACGTGATGCTCTTGGTGGGCATCGTCGGCGTGCTCTTCTGGCTCAACTGGCAGCTGGCCCTGGTGGCGTTTTCCATCCTGCCGCTGCTGCTGGCTCTGACCCTGTGGTTCAAGGTACGGGCCCGCCAGCGCTATCGCCAGGTGCGGGTGCGCATCGCGCGCATCAACGCGTACCTTCAGGAGCACATCACCGGCATGTCGGTGGTGCAGCTATTCAATCGCGAGAAGCGTTCCCTCGACGAATTCCGGGACATCAATGAGGATCACCGGGGCGCCAATGTCGAGGCGATCTTCTACTACGCCGTCTACTACCCCATGGTGGAGCTCATCACCGCCATCGGAGTCGCGCTGCTGATTTGGTACGGCGGCGGCCAGGTGATGCGCAACGTGCTCTCCCTGGGAGCTCTCATCGCCTTCCTCCAATACGCCCGGCAGTTCTACCAGCCGCTGGCGGATCTGAGCGAGAAGTACAACATCCTCCAGGGAGCCATGGCGAGCTCCGAGCGTATCTTCGCCCTCCTCGACCGGCCGGTGGAGATCGCCTCGCCGGCGGAGCCCTATCGGCCCGAGAAGGTCGAGGGAGCCATCGAATTCGACTCGGTGGAATTCGCTTATAAGGAGGATGAGCCGGTGCTGCGGGGCATCTCCTTCCGCCTCGAGCCCGGAGAGACCCTGGCGGTGGTGGGGCACACCGGAGCCGGCAAGTCGACGCTGGCCAACCTGCTGCTGCGCTTCTACGACGTCGACCAGGGCGCGGTGCGGTTGGACGGGGTGGACGTGCGGGAGTGGGATCTGGACCGTCTGCGCCGATCCGTGGGCATGGTGCTCCAGGACGTATTTCTCTTCTCCGGAACCATCGGCGCCAATATCGGCCTGGGAGAATCGTCGGTGGACGAGGAGCGGCTGCGCTGGGCCGCCGGTGAGGTGCGCGCCCTGGACTTCATCGAACGCCTGCCAGAGGGCTTCGACGCTCCGGTGCGGGAGCGCGGCGCCGGTCTGTCGGTGGGGCAGAAACAGCTCATCGCCTTCGCCCGGGCCCTGGCCTTCGACCCGCGCATCCTGATCCTCGACGAGGCCACTTCCTCCATCGACACCGAGACCGAGCAGCTCATCCAACAAGCTCTCGACCGTCTGCTCGAAGGGCGTACCTCCATCGTCATCGCCCATCGCCTGTCCACCATTCAGAAGGCGGATCGTATTCTGGTGATGCACAAGGGTGAGGTGCGGGAGCAGGGAACCCACCAAGAGCTACTGGCCCTCCGGGGCATCTACCACAAGCTCTATCTGCTGCAGTATCGGGATCAAGAGGTCGCGGTCTAA
- a CDS encoding M36 family metallopeptidase: protein MLSRDVYAPGRKMLRHLARFSALALIVAAPAGVATGIAHSHEARNYDARIAAGAEAAISPSASQLQSIDALERQIPELAVEFEPTTGATRSLYNRVGFLTPPAHGEAMDLAMEYVGAHLKTLGLTEADLANYEVTDNVYSQVSGTTHIYLRQTHAGLPVYNGQLHINVTRDGQILSVNNAFVPQLASAVNTTEPGVTAADAVSGFAQHLGLPTTVRETGIRGDASPSQRTTLSAEGLSTSPVRAELMWLPVSAGDVRLVWNFQAETPDGQHFYDATVDAVTGQTMTRFDWTNSGTYRVYEQPVESPIHTSPSPPSDARTLAVNPEDSTASPNGWFSGGTMDGNNVHACNDNVSNNSCDSNPQCSGTTCDFSINLSSAPSNSIPAAVANLFYWNNIIHDIQYQYGFDEAGGNFQENNFGNGGAGSDSVNADAQDGGGNCNANFATPTDGGNPRMQMYTCNQASPSRDGDYDNGVIVHEYGHGISIRQVGGPNNSSCLNNSQQAGEGWSDWLGLVYTAKASDTGPQARGIGAYLFGLSANGGTIRDLPYSTSNSVNNWTYSSIGGASIPHGIGSRWAQGIWEVYWALVDKWGFESDLVNFNINDPNEAGNKRAMFYINEGLKNTACSPTFINNRDGIIQAATASFNGEDVCTIWEAFAAFGLGTNASTGGSNSTSATNGFNIPAACDDPPPPPPTCDNVLHSASFESGSDGWTNNGASTCSTGSFVQGTPTQVTNGGVVTQVGGAASGTGAWFTATNSSAGVNDVDGGTCDTRSPSVAAAAGQVTITFDYFHGQRDAGGDSSDGFVVDVLNNGTVIDTVVNFGDVTSNAAWTQASTTVNLASAGNIQLRVRATDGTASGDLVEGGIDNVQICGDEGDPPPPTGCTVEDSFEAGATGWFIDGSSTCSTGTYVLGNPTQQVSTVITQPAGSATGSNSIFTATNSSAGVDDVDGGNCVLGSPTWSVSSASTLSVAYFHGQRDTGDDASGDFFRVEYSLNGGSSWNTLVSNGDTRSVASWSTATASVPAGSSVALRVQCSDGSGPGDIVECGIDDVSICDN from the coding sequence ATGTTGTCTAGAGATGTGTATGCCCCCGGCCGCAAGATGCTGCGGCACCTGGCGCGATTCAGCGCCCTGGCCCTCATCGTGGCGGCGCCTGCTGGCGTCGCCACCGGCATCGCCCACTCCCACGAGGCGCGCAACTACGACGCCCGCATCGCCGCCGGCGCCGAGGCCGCCATCAGCCCCAGCGCCTCCCAGCTGCAGTCCATCGACGCTCTCGAGCGTCAAATCCCCGAGCTGGCGGTGGAGTTCGAGCCCACCACCGGCGCCACCCGCAGCCTTTACAACCGCGTCGGCTTCCTCACGCCGCCGGCCCATGGCGAGGCCATGGACCTGGCCATGGAGTACGTCGGTGCCCACCTCAAGACCCTGGGGCTCACCGAGGCCGATCTGGCCAACTACGAAGTCACCGACAACGTCTACTCGCAGGTTTCCGGCACCACCCACATTTACCTGCGCCAGACCCATGCCGGCCTGCCGGTCTACAACGGCCAGCTGCACATCAACGTCACCCGCGACGGCCAGATCCTGAGCGTCAACAACGCCTTCGTGCCGCAGCTGGCCAGCGCCGTCAACACCACCGAGCCGGGCGTTACCGCCGCCGACGCGGTGAGCGGTTTCGCCCAGCACCTGGGCCTGCCCACCACCGTGCGCGAGACCGGTATCCGCGGTGACGCCAGCCCCAGCCAGCGCACCACCCTGAGCGCCGAGGGACTGTCCACCAGCCCGGTGCGCGCCGAGCTCATGTGGCTGCCGGTGAGCGCCGGCGACGTCCGCCTGGTGTGGAACTTCCAGGCCGAGACCCCGGACGGTCAGCACTTCTACGACGCGACGGTGGATGCGGTCACCGGGCAGACCATGACCCGCTTCGACTGGACCAACTCCGGCACCTACCGCGTCTACGAGCAGCCGGTGGAGAGCCCCATCCACACCAGCCCGTCGCCGCCCTCCGACGCCCGCACCCTGGCGGTCAATCCCGAGGACTCCACGGCTTCCCCCAACGGCTGGTTCAGCGGCGGCACCATGGACGGCAACAACGTCCACGCCTGCAACGACAACGTGTCCAACAACTCCTGCGACTCCAATCCGCAGTGCTCCGGCACCACCTGCGACTTCTCCATCAATCTCAGCTCCGCGCCGTCTAACTCCATTCCGGCGGCGGTGGCCAACCTGTTCTACTGGAACAACATCATTCACGACATCCAGTACCAGTACGGCTTCGACGAGGCCGGCGGTAACTTCCAGGAGAACAACTTCGGCAACGGCGGCGCCGGCTCCGACTCGGTGAACGCCGACGCCCAGGACGGCGGCGGCAACTGCAACGCCAACTTCGCCACCCCCACCGACGGCGGCAACCCCCGGATGCAGATGTACACCTGCAACCAGGCCAGCCCGTCCCGGGACGGCGACTATGACAACGGCGTCATCGTCCACGAGTACGGCCATGGCATCTCCATCCGCCAGGTGGGTGGTCCCAACAACTCCAGCTGCTTGAACAACAGCCAGCAGGCCGGTGAGGGCTGGAGCGACTGGCTCGGCCTCGTCTACACCGCCAAGGCCAGCGACACCGGTCCCCAGGCCCGCGGCATTGGCGCCTATCTCTTCGGCCTCTCGGCCAACGGCGGCACCATTCGCGACCTGCCCTACTCCACCAGCAACTCGGTGAACAACTGGACCTACTCCTCCATCGGCGGAGCCAGCATTCCTCACGGCATCGGCTCGCGCTGGGCCCAGGGCATCTGGGAGGTCTATTGGGCGCTGGTCGACAAGTGGGGCTTCGAGAGCGACCTGGTCAACTTCAACATCAACGACCCCAACGAAGCGGGCAACAAGCGCGCGATGTTCTACATCAACGAGGGTCTGAAGAACACCGCCTGCTCGCCGACCTTCATCAACAACCGGGACGGCATCATCCAGGCCGCCACCGCCAGCTTCAACGGCGAGGACGTGTGCACCATCTGGGAGGCCTTCGCGGCCTTCGGCCTGGGCACCAACGCCTCCACCGGCGGTTCCAACTCCACCAGCGCCACCAACGGATTCAACATCCCGGCGGCCTGCGACGATCCGCCGCCCCCGCCGCCGACCTGCGACAACGTGCTGCACAGCGCGAGCTTCGAAAGCGGCAGCGACGGCTGGACCAACAACGGTGCCAGCACCTGCTCCACCGGTAGCTTCGTCCAGGGCACCCCGACTCAGGTCACCAACGGCGGCGTCGTCACCCAGGTGGGTGGAGCCGCTTCCGGCACCGGTGCCTGGTTCACCGCCACCAACTCCTCCGCCGGCGTCAACGACGTCGACGGCGGCACCTGCGACACCCGCTCGCCTTCCGTGGCCGCCGCCGCGGGTCAGGTGACCATCACCTTCGACTACTTCCACGGCCAGCGCGACGCCGGAGGCGACTCCAGCGACGGCTTCGTGGTGGACGTGCTGAACAACGGCACCGTCATCGACACCGTCGTCAACTTCGGCGATGTCACCAGCAACGCCGCCTGGACCCAGGCTTCCACCACGGTGAACCTGGCCAGCGCCGGCAACATCCAGCTGCGGGTCCGCGCCACCGACGGCACGGCCAGCGGCGACCTGGTGGAGGGTGGCATCGACAACGTGCAGATCTGCGGAGACGAGGGTGATCCCCCGCCGCCGACCGGTTGCACCGTCGAGGACAGCTTCGAGGCCGGTGCCACCGGCTGGTTCATCGATGGTTCCAGCACCTGCTCCACGGGCACCTACGTCCTGGGCAACCCGACCCAGCAGGTGAGCACCGTGATCACCCAGCCCGCCGGCTCCGCCACGGGTTCCAACTCCATCTTCACCGCCACCAACAGCAGCGCCGGCGTCGACGATGTCGACGGCGGCAACTGCGTCCTCGGTTCGCCCACCTGGTCCGTGTCCAGCGCCTCCACTCTGTCGGTGGCGTACTTCCACGGCCAGCGGGACACCGGCGACGACGCCTCCGGGGACTTCTTCCGGGTCGAGTACTCGCTCAACGGCGGCTCGTCCTGGAACACCCTGGTGTCCAACGGTGACACCCGGTCGGTGGCCTCCTGGTCCACCGCCACCGCCTCCGTCCCCGCCGGCTCCTCGGTGGCTCTGCGAGTGCAGTGCTCCGACGGCTCCGGCCCCGGCGACATCGTAGAGTGCGGTATCGACGACGTGTCCATCTGCGACAACTGA